In Anaerobaca lacustris, the sequence TGTGATGGACGTCTTCGCCTGCGAGCCGCGAAACGACCTGCTCGGCGAGCGCGAGGAAAACGAGGCCTACTGTCTGGCCCGCCCCGGCCGGGAGTACGCCGTCTACTTCCCCGACGGCGGCCAGGTGAAGCTGGATGTCTCGGCTGCACAGGGAGCGTTGCAGGTTTGTTGGCTGGATGTCCCCCGCAGCGTATGGCGCGAACCGAAGACCGTCGTCGTCGGCGGGTCGCTGGATTTGCAGGCGCCGGGCAACGGCCATTGGGCTGTGCTGATCCAGCCCCAGCAGTAATTCGGTCACGTCATCAGCGGGCCGGGTCTTCGATGGGAAGGGCATGCATGGGGGGCCGAGCAGACGAGCAACAGAGCAAGGTGGCCGAGTGGTTCGACGAGATTCGTCGGCGCGTCGTGGGGTCTTCGCGGCGAGCGGCTCAGACGGGTCGCCGGATCGTGCGCCGATACGGCCGTCGCGATATGCGGTTCGTCTCGGCCGAATCGGTCCGGCTGCTGGTCGATGCGTCCGAGGCGTATCCGGAGATGCTCGGCGCGATCGACGCGGCCGCCGAGCACGTCGAGCTGGAGACCTATATCCTGCGAGACGATGCGACCGGCCGGGCGTTCCAGCAGGCGCTGATCCGGGCGGCGTCGCGCGGCGTGAACGTTCGCCTGCTCTACGACTGGATCGGATCGATCGCTCTGCCTGGCCCATTCGTTCGCGAGCTGACCGATGCCGGCGTGGCCGTGTCTGTCTACCACCCGCTGGTGTGGCGTCGGCCCGTGTGGGCCATCAACAAGCGGGATCATCGCAAGATGCTCGTTGTCGATAATACTGTATCGTTCACGGGCGGTCTGAATATCGGCGACGAGTATCAGGGTGTCTCCGACGGGGGCCAGGGCTGGCGCGATACGCACGTGCGGCTGGATGGTCCGGAGGTCGCCGCCGAGATGCTCGCCCTCTTCGGATATGCCTGGCGGCGGGCCACCCCCTACGCCAGGACGCTGACACGCAGCAGGAGACTCAAGTCGAAGATCCGCCGGCGGATGGAGGCCCTGTCGCGCCGCAAGGGTCGTCCTGCCGCCCGTCCACACAGGGCCGGCGGCATTCCCATTAGCATCGTCGGCAACGAAGTGCTGCGGTATCGCCGGCGAATCCACCGCGCTTACCTTCGGGCCATCTGCGGGGCGCAACGGTACGTGCTGATCGAGAACGCCTATTTCATCCCCAGTCGGCCGGTCCGCCGGGCGTTGGTCAAGGCCGCCCGTCGCGGCGTGTTCGTCGGCATCGTGGTCGGCGAGCGAAGCGATGTGCCCATCACGGCCTATGCGATGCGGTGGCTGTACGATCAACTGCTGGCCGGCGGGGTGCGCCTGTTCGAGTGGCCGGTCAGCGTCATGCACGCCAAGACGGCCGTCATCGACGACGCCTGGCTGATCGTCGGCAGCTACAATTTCGATCATCGCAGTCTGCTGCACAACCTGGAATGCGTCGCCGTTGTTTCCGATGCCGATGTGGCGGTCCACCTGCGCGACCAGACGCTCGCCGACATCGCCCGTTGCCGGGAGATCGTTCTCGCCACGCACCGGAAGCGTCCGTGGCTGAGCAAGGCCATGCAGTACGTCGCGTACCTCCTGCGTCACTGGCTGTGAGTCGCATCGGGAACGGCGCGAGCACTTGGCTCAGGCGGGCTCCGTTGGCTGGTCGGGCGGGAGAAAAACAGGCAACCCAGAGGCCACGAAGGCCAACGTCTACAACAGGCGAGGTCCTCAGAAAGTGCCCCCACGTTTTGTGGGAGCGCCCCTGTGGGCCCCTGGATTGCCACGGTGCGGGGCTATGGAAATTTCAACCTGATCCAGTGCGCTGCAGCCGATAAAGGTGTCGCGCAGCCCTCCAACCACCCTGAACGGAGGGCTGCGCAACAGAGAGTGAGAGATAAGTAAGAGAGAGAGCGAGATTGTTGTCTTCCATGAGCAGGGGTGACGATGCGAAATCCTCGCGGCGGACGATTCAAAGCGGAAGGAGACGTCTCATGGCGCCACAGGCTGCTCTTGCAGGGCCTCGGATGTGAGATGCCGAATGCAACTCGCGGGGCCTCCTGGCCCTCGTCATCCCTGTGCGAGTCACTGCTATAGCTCCGTCCTGCCGCCCCCATCGCCAGCGGTGCGGGCCTCGGCGCCGACAGTGCTGCTGTCCATAAGCATTTTGCGTATGCAAACATGCCTCTGCCTCCAACCAGAGGCTCTCCTCCTTGAACACATGATCCCTTGGCCGAACCCACAAGAGCAATCGGGGTGGCCTCCTCCATACGTGAGGACCATGTGAGTTTTCGCCCTCTTTACTACCCGCTCTCCGCTGGAATGTCAAGAGAAAACTTGGCAAACTGGGCGAAAAGGGGTGTTCTTTTCGGACGTACCATCGGCGTACGACTGCGTGGCCGAAGGCCGACATTCGGGGGCTGGCGGGTCTATCTGACCATAACCTGGCCGGCGTCGGCGACGAGAACCTGGCCCGTAATCGTTCGGGCCTTGTCCGAGCAAAGAAACACCACCGCGTCGGCGATGTCCTGGCCTTTGATCTCCCGGCGCAGCGCCGTCTTGCCGACGTAGTAAGGGATCACCTCCTCGGGTTTGATCCCATACTTCCTGGCGCAGACCTTGATGTACTCGGGGTTCCATATCTTCGAACCTTCGAATACATTGCCCGGCGCGACGCAGTTGACGCGGATGCCGTGCTCGCCGAGTTCGAGGGCCCAGCCCCGGGCCAGATGCAGTTCGCCGGCCTTCGTGGCGTTGTAGGCGGAGTTGTTCTTGCTGGCATCGAGCCCCGATTTGGAGCTGAGGTTGACGATGTTGCCTCCGATACCCTGCTGAATCATGATGCGTGCGGCCTGGCGGGCCATGAGGAAATAGCCGGTCAGGTTGACCTCGAGGGCCATCCGCCACTTGTCCACCGGCATATCCACCAGCGCGAAAGGCGGCGCCAGACCGGCGGCGTTGACCAGGACATCCAGACCGCCCCAGTGCGCGAGCAGGGCCTCGAACGCCTTCTGCACGCCGGACTCGCTGGTGACGTTGCAGGGCAGGACCATCGTCTGGCTCGCCGGTCGCTCAGCGGCGATCCTCTCGGCGGTTTCCATCGCGGCTTGCTCATCCACGTCCGCCAACGCCACCATGGCCCCGGCTCGCGCCAGGCCCACGGCGATGCTCCTGCCGAGGCCGCTGCCGGCGCCGGTCACGATGGCGATGCGATTGGCCAGCGTGCCGGGTCCTTCGCTGCTGACGAGCTTCTTGCGGAACGCTTCCGATTCCCAGTTGTTGATGAAGTCCTGCTCGCGTGCGGTCAGTGCCAGGACCCCACCCATCCGCGCCGCATGCATTCGCACCTTCAGACTGGTATCGGTGATGTCGGCGATCAGTCCGGCGACTCCCTTCTCGGCGGCGACGAACAGTCCCAGGCCTTTGACGACGAATGCCGCCGGGACCTTCTGCCCGCGGTCGGCCAGCGACCGCAGCCGCCTGGCGATCGCTTCGGCCTTGACCGTTTCCACCCACATCGCCGAACCGTTGGCGTAGACCAGCTCATCCGGATTCAATGCGGGCGTGGCCAGCAGCCTGGCCGCCTGCTTATGGGCCATGAATGTCACAATGGCTTCGTGTGTCGGGTAGTAGCTGACCGGCAGGTAGTGCCGCGTCGCTTCGAACACGGCCCGTCGAATCGCCATCGTCGCTGCGGTAATGCTCTCGGCTGAAGCGAGCGCGACCTTTCCGCTCCTGAGCGGTTTCAAGCCTTTTGTGCACAGCGCGATGACCCGCTTGACGAGCCGGATCGCCGCATCGGCGCTGCCGGCGGTGACGAACAACCCGTGCTTTTCCAGGAACAGGACGCCGGGCTTGCGCCCGTGTTCCTGCTCGTATTCACCGACCAGTCTGGCGATTTTGCGGGCCAGCATGTAGCCGGGATCGGTGTAGGGCACCCACAGCGGGGCAATCCGCTCGTTGGCAAACACCTTTTTGAGTGCGGCCCGCCCGTTCTTGGCGCTGACGTAGGCGGCCACCACGAGCGGATGCAGATGGATCACGTGGGTATCGAGCAGGGCGTGCAGGTGCGCCTCGACCGACGGTCGCGCGCCGCCGGTTACGTTGTCGTCGCAGCTTTGCAGCAGGCGATTGACGACCTCCGTTTCCCGCCGGATGGCGTCCTGCTTCCCAAGAGACTTGTCGCTCAGGATCGAGAGCACCGATTCGATCCGCAGTCGCCGCCAGCCGCGATCGGCGCCCATGTCCTTCAACGCCGTGCCGCTGGCCTTGATGTACATGTACTTGCCGTCGGCCGTCTTGACGGACGTGTTGCCCCCGCCGCCGAGCACCAGTTCCGGGTCTTTCCCCGTCGTCGTCGATATCTCAATCAGATCCGCTAATGCCTTGTCCATCTGCACGAATTCCCCATGAAAGGTTCCAGGATGTCATCCGAAGCAACCACCAATACCACATCCATCCGCTTCTGTCCACGGTGTTCCCGCGTTGGCGCCGATCGGTGTCCGTGCAGATTTTAGGGCGTTGGGGTTTTGGGCCAGTAGGTGGTCCATTGTTTGGAGTTGTGATGGAGGCAATCGATCGCCATATGCGCGTCGATGCCGGATGGATTCCAGCGTCGGCCTCGGCCTTTGAGGCGTGCGGCGAGAGACTTGCATTGGGATTCCGTGGGCCCCGAGCCGATCTGGAACCCCTCGGCCAGGAAGCGAGGATAGTCCAGCATCTCCAGCCGCTTGCCCATATAGCCCTGCAAGGTTTGGATCGCCTGGCGTTTGCGACCGCGGCGGTTTTTGGCGAAGAGCCCCAATTCGGTCACCACCTCGAGCGGGCCGCTCTGGCACAGGGTGGTGCACAAGGCGTTGCGCCATTCGGCGGCTTCGGTGGCCCCTTCACCGTAGAGGACTTTGCCACACTTGATCATCTGGTCCTTCAGATGGAAGTAATCGAGGATTCTCGCATCCAGCATCGGCAGTTGCTGTTGATACTGATTGGAGATCCACTCGGCCCCATCGGTGACCGAGTACTTGCGGTCGGCTTGGTCCAACTGAAGCTGGGCGGCATGCCGACGCATCAGGCGCCCCAAGGCCTGATGGTTACCGGTGGTGGCCGCCGTGTAGCGATGCGCGTTGCCCGGGTCGTAGAAGGTCACCAGCTTGGCCTCTTTCCACTTCTGATCGGCGCCCCGGGGCCGGGGCGGTAAGGCTTTGAGCCTGTGCCCTTGACGTCGAAGTTTCCGGCGACGGCGTTTGGCGTGGTTCCGACGCTTACGCTGCTCCGAATCGGTGATCAGGGGCACGTGAAAGCCATCGGCGCCGGTGATCAAACACGTCGGGTCCTCGGCTCGCCGGCGACAGTCCTGCGCTGTGAACGTCGGACCATAGGCTTCTGTCTGCTGCGCCTGACGCACCTTCTGGCCCTCCCGTTGAAAGACCTGGCGGAAGGTCTGGTACGACAGATCAATCTGCGCCAGCCGTTTCAAG encodes:
- a CDS encoding SDR family oxidoreductase; protein product: MDKALADLIEISTTTGKDPELVLGGGGNTSVKTADGKYMYIKASGTALKDMGADRGWRRLRIESVLSILSDKSLGKQDAIRRETEVVNRLLQSCDDNVTGGARPSVEAHLHALLDTHVIHLHPLVVAAYVSAKNGRAALKKVFANERIAPLWVPYTDPGYMLARKIARLVGEYEQEHGRKPGVLFLEKHGLFVTAGSADAAIRLVKRVIALCTKGLKPLRSGKVALASAESITAATMAIRRAVFEATRHYLPVSYYPTHEAIVTFMAHKQAARLLATPALNPDELVYANGSAMWVETVKAEAIARRLRSLADRGQKVPAAFVVKGLGLFVAAEKGVAGLIADITDTSLKVRMHAARMGGVLALTAREQDFINNWESEAFRKKLVSSEGPGTLANRIAIVTGAGSGLGRSIAVGLARAGAMVALADVDEQAAMETAERIAAERPASQTMVLPCNVTSESGVQKAFEALLAHWGGLDVLVNAAGLAPPFALVDMPVDKWRMALEVNLTGYFLMARQAARIMIQQGIGGNIVNLSSKSGLDASKNNSAYNATKAGELHLARGWALELGEHGIRVNCVAPGNVFEGSKIWNPEYIKVCARKYGIKPEEVIPYYVGKTALRREIKGQDIADAVVFLCSDKARTITGQVLVADAGQVMVR
- a CDS encoding phospholipase D-like domain-containing protein; amino-acid sequence: MGGRADEQQSKVAEWFDEIRRRVVGSSRRAAQTGRRIVRRYGRRDMRFVSAESVRLLVDASEAYPEMLGAIDAAAEHVELETYILRDDATGRAFQQALIRAASRGVNVRLLYDWIGSIALPGPFVRELTDAGVAVSVYHPLVWRRPVWAINKRDHRKMLVVDNTVSFTGGLNIGDEYQGVSDGGQGWRDTHVRLDGPEVAAEMLALFGYAWRRATPYARTLTRSRRLKSKIRRRMEALSRRKGRPAARPHRAGGIPISIVGNEVLRYRRRIHRAYLRAICGAQRYVLIENAYFIPSRPVRRALVKAARRGVFVGIVVGERSDVPITAYAMRWLYDQLLAGGVRLFEWPVSVMHAKTAVIDDAWLIVGSYNFDHRSLLHNLECVAVVSDADVAVHLRDQTLADIARCREIVLATHRKRPWLSKAMQYVAYLLRHWL